The Mercenaria mercenaria strain notata chromosome 1, MADL_Memer_1, whole genome shotgun sequence nucleotide sequence AAAGATTCTTATAGTATTATACATAACACACAGCGAAGTCTGGTTTATTCTCGGGACTGTGGGCGAGATGTTATTATGGTAACGCTAATGGTCGCCAGATATAAAGCGGATTGTGTGGTacagtggtaacactgtttgattacgaaaccaggggtcgtgagttcgagtcaCTGCTCATCCAAATAAAAATACTAACATCGAGATAAAAGTCTCGTGTATGGGTGCCTTACACTTGATCCGCTAAAGAACTAGGGAAGCTACGCCCATATGGGTTAACAGTGGcttataaacaaacagaaaattaaatttattattatcgGATTATTAATTACATGTTcaacaaacattaaaaacaaactttttttctgaGGTCTAACAGGCATGTTTTATATCAGTTACCGTGAGAGTATGTTCAGTTAAAAGTAGGATGTGATATCCACTTTCAACTTGattcatattacaaaaaaaaaaaaaaaaaaaaaaaaaagttattcctaatataaatagtgctaatctttctccctttcctcgtgccctttctcaatagcatcgtgaccgcgtttcagtatgtatcacttagcattctatcgaaatcggcatgttcatctatcgcatgctaggtaaaaaagGCGGCGTAAGAATTGAATGTCttgagtaaattcagcgggttgcaTTTAACGAACTGTAGCGTTCTTAtgtaaaagttaacacccccttttctttttgtttttctaaagtagagATATAGTTCTTTATGCGAAATAATCCAAAGGAATATCTTACTAAAATTAGTATGACAATCATACTGTTAGAACAAACCACAGACACTGAAAAATAGTGGCGAATTTTCCTTTCTGTCGTAATCGTCAAATTCTCTTTCTGTACTCAAAATACCGTcaagtaatttcattgtttatacCGCCACACTTTCTAAGAATATTGCgttcagaatttatttttaaatgatattcttCCATCTAGAATATCTAGATTATACCTTTAATATTATCTTATCGGCATGTCGTTTTACCTAGTCATATTGAAACATACCAATTTGTAGTTGACATAAATTGccaaattttcatatgtttttggaAGCAGTATGTTATGTGACTATATATTGAAAATGCTCTACCTCATATTCTTTTATCCAGCATCCTACAAAATCCGACCCACAATATACCTTCTTTTTAAGTACATCTATATTATTATACATGCATACAAAAAGAATGCTTCATCATAATATAATAGTAAGTGTCATTGTTGAATGTTACAGTACAAATGAATATTGAATGTATCCCACTTCGGCCAGTTCAGCAGTCCTCGGCAAAAAACAATTAGAAATATTCAATAGTGATGTAATATTAATGTCGTTCTCACCAATACTAGTGAAAGCAACAAAAGTATTATGCATTTCTCTAgtcttttcgtattttttttaataCCTGATATAGCAGATCAGTTATTTACTGTCGCCTGGGGAAGCAGACACATAAAAAGTTTTGATGACACCAATCTGCAGCCGTTGTATGGAATGTTTCTAGGCAccatataaaagttaaaaagacAATTACGTATTCCTTATTTCCACCAAACAAGTTTGATTTCGATgtggaacatttaatttagctatgcccctttttaacttcgaAGTTTTTGGTTATATTTTCGATTTAAAGtgaaatatctttgttactatcatagcttttgacttgaaacttaaaatagttatttactatcaaagtctatataaaaagaaacaatccccataactctgtttgaaatttgacacagttatgcccatttttaacttcgCGTGAACTGTGAAAGTTTTTGACTTGGaatttaaaatagtaatttactaCTACaacaggaaaaacaatccccattactctgatttgaattttgatatagttatgccccttttaaatttagatttttttggttaatgttttataaCGTTTTTACTGGCAAATATCTAATTCGGAGTCAAGcattgagaaaagtcgagcgtactgtcttacggacagctaaACAATATGACATAACTCTATCCTCCttatttgtttaattatcttcCTTCATTTGATATTTGTCCATATTCGTGTCGAGTCGAGCTCgtgaatgaaattaaaaaccaAACTGGCACTTAATATAAATTTCACGTAATGGTTCAAGTGAAATTGTGCGACGCACACGAACCTTTACTCTACCCTACGTTTTGAGTTACGTCCATTTAGTAAGTTTTACTGTCCAGGGCATTTCACTACAACTGATGTAGGGAATTTACGCAGATAGTGTACAATGACAGAGGACACTGAGATGAAGTCCAGCGTACAAGGACATAACTTTTCCACACTTATTTTTAAGGTTATATCcctatattaatttcttttatatactGCATAAGTATCTAAAAATACAGACTACAGCAGTTAAAttatatatacttaaaaataatttgtttattttttttatacgccAGTTTTGAAAACAAGGGACGTATAATGGAATGACATtatccatccatctgtccgtctTTCAACATTGTAATTGGTGTAGCTTTTAAACTGGACTAAGCACCACTTTGGAAGGATcctgtatgtttttgttttcagtcgatcaaaggtcaaggacatatTGGCCTGGAGactaaaaaaagaattttcaccACATCGAGAAAATGTGCAGTGTGCAAATTTTAGATGGCTGGtttcaaggtcaaattcacaATTAAAGGTCTAAGTTCATATTCATGCTATGCACGAGTCAGTTAAGTACAAATGATAGAAAGAACCTAAATAAAATTGCAGATTACTTTGAGGACTAAGGTACAATGCATCATctcttttaaaatgtcaaaattgtacaCCCTGCAATGGACtctcatttgatttttttagtTACTCGatcaaattctttttaaaaaaggatGGAAAGATACTTCATAAAACCATATTCATGGGACTGAGAATTAAAATtggaaaattaaatgaaattgatttgtaattttgaaacttACATCATTTTTATAACCTACAGCAAAGATCCGTTATTTATGTTATAATCCGGTCTAGTaatcaatatttgatgaaataaatgcaATGAAACGTTGATATATTTGTGATACATTTGACtttcaatccagaggtccagctAGGGTTCAAATACCAGTCAAGCGCTTGACATTTATGTGATGCTCTTTAGAGTAGACCACCTAGGCATAAGGTGTGCAATGAAATAGTGATACGTGTGTATTGATGCTGTACACGAGGCAcattaatgattaaaaaagagCCAAGTTCAGTAAGCCAGAAATGCCTGTTACGACTTCTCTCTTTCTATTACTTGGACTTTCTCCCGCTCTATCgctctagtcagatcgctctgtgacTGTACTgaaagaggatgaatttggcatcCGGAGTGGCTGCCTCTGTATGTAAACTTGTTCATAATGGACGGGTGCTGAGTAAATCTACTaatcttataataaaaataatataataacaatagaAAATAATGAGAAGAAGGAAGAAGAATGCAATGTTGCGTGTTGGCTGCATAGTTAGATCTTAAATTTACAGGCAAATAATTGTCCCTAGGTAGGACCAAAGACTTATGTGGGTttcgtacaaaaaaaaacacgcgACTTTAACACGAAGATTATACCAGTATGAAGATATGTTATTACTGTTCCATCTGAATACTTTTATAGActgacatttttatgttgttaattgtacatatattgtaGGAAAACTGTGTTTTAATTACGATGCTACatgtaattatataatttttctattttttatttcaaatatttctttttctattcatttctATATTTGTAATTGCCAATCTTTATACTGGATTAAAAACTTCAAGAAGACATCTCGttagaacaatcaaacaacaaaaatgtcgtgtatacaacatcaaacaacaaaatgtggcatgtaccaaaatattttttcaatgggaggttttagaagtagcagataaaaatcttaaattacagtataaatttatgtatatgtccAAGTCAATAAACATCCCGTTAAAAGTTCgttttaggttataacacactaaatagtttttgttctttattctatataaaattgacctatttccaatggcgcagcacacaccaggacccattttaaatgtctgtaacctacatttccttgaagaatattgttagtgctaaagaaaaatcaaaagaaaagtgggggtcatgtttgatgcaagaaaaataatttcaatcaaacacacaaactgcaaaatcagctaaaaaatgagaccccaaattatactagtggtgtatgatctaagtttccatgaaaaattttgtcatgttgttattgcattatgaaaatgctacctacatgtcaatcatagatctgtcatgtgatttgagcaaaaaaaatgcaaagaaaataaggaaaatagctctacagagccaaaaaactgaggactatttgtgtccgccattttCATGGCTACAATTTTTTCGTCACTATAAACTGccactgtaccttcaataactttttaagaaACAAAGATAAACATGCAAGACCAAAAgccgagtgaagataaattatacgaccaccaactgggcgttatcgtttgaaaattccggtatataataaacacacataccactgcaaaatgtgtcctctgttagATCAAAAAGTaacaaatgacgccattttgaactgcaatCAGCATTTTTCTCGGCTAAAAgcagaaaatgtaaaatacgtcCACCTCCCTGTATCTCGTGCATTAGTATCTTTACTCAAACTGGAGgtaatataaaataaactttgacacTTTGAAACTCTGTGTATATATTGTGTATACAATATGTGTGCAAGTGTACACACACAATCCAATATGGAGTGATGTATTGTTCTTATTATCTTTAAGTTTAACTCTGACAAATATGTTTCAGAATGTTTAAAGTTCCCGATTGGTATCTGACCGTGTCAAGGCGACTATCAGACGTATTTGATGAAATTGGGGTGAATGAGAAGATGTTGATGAAGAGAAGGAGATCATTCTTACTGGATGAGACTACACAGGCTATCTGGGAAAGATTGTTACCAACGAagtctttgttttattttctcgGTAGTCAACCAGAGGGAACAACAACTACAGGACTTAACTCAGACTTCGATCAAGTTGTTTGTTATACTGGCAGAGTTATCATACAGGACATGTCTGAATGGACTCCCGAAGCTGACACTCATCTAATGATTCAAGATGAAAAAACACAACCCGGATATTGTCGTCTACAGAAGCTTAGAGATGATGCTCCACTTCCTGTTATTGGGGAATATGGGAACTATTATGTTAAAGATACACATGGAAGGGTATTGTACAAAAACACAAATCTTAATGCATTCCCTCTTGCGGGTCACCGGCAAGGACCAGCGCAGTCAACAAAAGGACAACTCGGTTGTATAGACACAGATACAGTACTTGCCCTTCCATTGAAATCCTTGCCACAAGAAGTTAAATGTTGGCTAAACCAACAAGTGGGAGGAAGCTTGGTGACAGAAGATGTTAAAAGGTATATAGAAAGAACAAACTATTTTGTTGTAGGTATTGGAAACAGGGCCAGTGAAAATGAAGCATttgaatggagaatatctacCACCCTAGCTGAGAGATGTGTAATGTTCAATTTAAATATCACTCAGATTAGGTGCTACATAttgatgaaaatcattcttaaaacaTACATAAATCCTCATTATCCAGATTGTTTATCAAGTTATATGTGTAAAACAGTTTTACTGCACTGTATAAAGAACAAACATTCAAGTTTATGGAAGGAGAATAATTTTTTAGCTTGTATATCGCATTGTTTATTGACATTACACGATTGTATATTAAGCAAAATCTGTCCACATTTTATCATCAAAGCAAACAATCTGATGGCTGGAAAATTTTCATATCAAGAAAAGATTCAGTTAGCTAAATTAACGTCAAATCTGAGACAGAACATTGACAATGCAATCCTTGGAATTCCGATTGATGACCTCGGCCTACGTCTGCAGATAAAGCTACACATGGTACCATGGTTACAATACAATATTAAGCCCTcgttttattttggtttaaaaactGCTGGTAACTTATTATGGAATACTGCATATGGTTCTGATAGACGGTATcgtaataaaatacttaaaaaacttACCCCAATAAATCTGAATATGAGCAATCactttttattcaatattatgTTGCACTTAATAAGAAACTTTAGAAAAGGTAGCAAGTGGGAGAAGACAGCATGTCAACAATTGATTCCTCAATTCTGCACAACAATAGGATCTCTGACAGCTTCATACAACATTCAACAAAATAACACTGTTTCTCCTCAAGCACTTACGTGGTTTTCAGCAGGACTGGACACTGATGTTGCATCTAGCAGACTGAAACTTGCTTCTGTATACTATTGTATAGGCGATATGGAAAATGTAGCTCATATTCTTGGGCATATTGAAAAATGTTACTCTGACCTTGTAGCAGCTGTGTGTAGCTGCTATAACTTTAATAACGTTAATGTAAATATAGGATTCTGTTCAATTTCCAGTCAAAGCAATGAAGAAGCTACCGGACATGTTATTGCATTTTGCGTACGATTCTTGCCTTCTGAATTTAACTGTGTACCATATGAACTTcagtatgaaatgtttagatCTACTGAAGATGAAATACTTCACAGGAATAAAATAGAAGATTTCTGGATGGACTGGGCCGTTGTTGATTCTCTTCCTTATCTATATTTCCTACAGTATAAAACATTTGGTCAACTACATAGAAATGAGGATCAGAAACACGCTCTGAGAAACCTTGAATGGGCTATTTATACACGACAAAATCTTGGCCACAAAGACACAGCATTCAATCTGCTAGGGCAGTGTATGGAACGGGAGAATCGGCCTGCAGATGCTATCCGTTGCTATATGATGTCTTTGAATATCAGACCTAGGAACAATGTAGCAAAAATCCATATTTGTGTGTTACTGTCTAAATTTATCTGcaataatatgtaaaaaaaaatcaagcaaagttttttgttgggttcacgccgacacaattataggtcacatggcaattttccagcttttcatggggATGAAATACCCCAAGTGCCCCATCCAGGCTTTGTTATAAGCACGAGCAGGCACCAaggtagaaccaacaaccttctCCAAGGCAGCTGAATGACTTTCTAGATGACCGTCTGGATGACCTTCTCTCTTGAAAGAATTCTACGTCCCAAGtgaaggctcgaacccacagtaGTGTGGGGAAGGTGATAcgaaggctcgaacccacagtaGTGTGGGAAAGGTGATACGATGACTCGAACTCACAGTAGTGTGGGGAAGGTGATACGATGGTTCGAACCCACAGTAGTGTGGGGAAGGTGATACGATGGTTCGAACCCACAGTAGTGTGGGAAAGGTGATACGATGGCTCGAACCCACAGTAGTGTGGGGGAGGTGATAcgaaggctcgaacccacagtaGTGTGGAGAAGGTGATACGAAGTCAATGGCCTTAGCTACTCGGCATAGGAGACACTCTAAGCAAGTGCAATGCATTGATAACTGGTATTAGAAATTTTATCACGTTGCTTCAACTGTCATAATAATATCTTTAAACTGAATGAACTAGAATATTTGAAGAATAAAAGGAGTCATTATCTAATAAAATACAAGTAAGAGTATCTTAGTAAAATCGGATGGTTATCCCGTCTCTACGCAAAATATTCTATGACTGTCAGGGATAGGTTCGAAAACGCGTCAACGTTATAGTTGTTAATTCTTTTCTCGAATTGAAATATGCAACAATCAAACATCTTATATTGAATATACTGACTATGTGATTATACATAAAATCTATTTCGATAGCtgtttaaattaatttaacataaaattataagCCTAATAGGGCTTAAACATTTACTTCAATTTCCTATTTCCTAGTAAAACCCTGTTTTCACGGAGATTAAATGCATTGGGATACATTATTTTCTCAAAAAGACCCATATAGTAAATTTCGGAGTGgcattaaataaattaattgcccGTCTGCTTAGATAAATAGGGAGAGGGCAGACTATAGATCGTCGGGTCGTGAATTCGAACTCCGGGCGAGATATGTGTTTATTGAAAACATTGTACCTGAAATAATTCGTTCTCTACCTCAGACGAATGTGGAAAAGTTGGTAGTAACTTGCGTAGTATCTTTTTTTGTAACTTCATCAATTTAATGT carries:
- the LOC123545526 gene encoding uncharacterized protein LOC123545526, whose amino-acid sequence is MFKVPDWYLTVSRRLSDVFDEIGVNEKMLMKRRRSFLLDETTQAIWERLLPTKSLFYFLGSQPEGTTTTGLNSDFDQVVCYTGRVIIQDMSEWTPEADTHLMIQDEKTQPGYCRLQKLRDDAPLPVIGEYGNYYVKDTHGRVLYKNTNLNAFPLAGHRQGPAQSTKGQLGCIDTDTVLALPLKSLPQEVKCWLNQQVGGSLVTEDVKRYIERTNYFVVGIGNRASENEAFEWRISTTLAERCVMFNLNITQIRCYILMKIILKTYINPHYPDCLSSYMCKTVLLHCIKNKHSSLWKENNFLACISHCLLTLHDCILSKICPHFIIKANNLMAGKFSYQEKIQLAKLTSNLRQNIDNAILGIPIDDLGLRLQIKLHMVPWLQYNIKPSFYFGLKTAGNLLWNTAYGSDRRYRNKILKKLTPINLNMSNHFLFNIMLHLIRNFRKGSKWEKTACQQLIPQFCTTIGSLTASYNIQQNNTVSPQALTWFSAGLDTDVASSRLKLASVYYCIGDMENVAHILGHIEKCYSDLVAAVCSCYNFNNVNVNIGFCSISSQSNEEATGHVIAFCVRFLPSEFNCVPYELQYEMFRSTEDEILHRNKIEDFWMDWAVVDSLPYLYFLQYKTFGQLHRNEDQKHALRNLEWAIYTRQNLGHKDTAFNLLGQCMERENRPADAIRCYMMSLNIRPRNNVAKIHICVLLSKFICNNM